Genomic window (Allostreptomyces psammosilenae):
CTACTTCTCCGGCATCGTGGACGAGAACGACCACGCCTGGCTCGGCGGCTACCCCGGGCCGCTGCGCGACCTCCTCGGCATCCGCGTCGAGGAGTTCTCCCCGCTGCTGGACGAGGAGACGGTGGCCCTGGACGACGGCACCACCGGCAGCCTGTGGACCGACCAGATCACCGTGAGCGCCCCGGACGTCGAGGTGCTGGCCCGCTACGCCACCGGCCACCACGCCGGCCGGGCCGCCATCACCCGCCGCCCGGTCGCCGGCGGCTCCGCCGCCCACGTCTCCACCCGGCTCGGCGCGCAGCAGCTCACCCCGCTGCTCCGGCGCCTGCTGGACGGCGCGGGGGTCTCCAGCGAACTGCCGCCGGAGGCGCGCGGCGCCGTGGAGCTCACCGTCCGCGCCGGCCGCGACGCCGACTACTGGTTCCTGGTCAACCGCACCGAGCAGGAGGTCACGCTCGCCGGCGTCGCCGGCGAGGTGGTCATCGGCGGGCCCGCCGAGGCCGACGGCGCCCTGCGGCTGCCCCCGGTCGGGGTGACCGTGCTGCGGCGGCCGGCCGCCGGCACCGCCTGACCGGCGCCCTCCGGCCGAGCGGGCGACCGGCCCACCCGGGTGGGGCGTCCCACCCGGGTGGGGCCTCCCACCCGGGTGGGCGCCGTGCCCGGGCGCCGTGCCGTCGGCGCGGCTCGCCGGCTCTACCAGCGGTCCCAGTGCAGGACCTCCTCGCGCGGGATGCGCCGGGCGGGCCTGAAGTCGGTCCCGAGGGTGTAGGCCAGCGGGATGAACGCGGCGAGCATCACCTCCTCGTGGGGGACACCGAGCGTCTCGGCCAGTTCGCGTTCCAGGGGGCCCTGCGCGGTGGTCCACGTCGTGCCGAGACCGCGGGCGCGGGCGGCGAGCATGAAGCTCCACACCGCGGGGAGGATCGATCCCCACGTTCCCGCCTGCACGGCGACGGGCGCGTGGTCGGTCCGGCCCTCCACGGCCGGGATCACGAAGGCGGGCACCCGGTGGATGTTGTCGGCCAGGTACCGCAGGCCGTCGAAGACCCGGTCGGTCGAGCCGGGGTGGTGGTTCATCCGCCGCAGGTCGCGCTCGGTCAGCGGTTGCCCGGCCGCCAGCGGCAGGGCCCGCAGGAAGATGTCGGCCACGGCCCGCCGCCGCGCGGGCTCGGTGACCACCAGGAAGTGCCAGCGCTGGCGGTTGCGGCCGGTCGGCGCCTGGACCGCGAGGTCCACGCACTCCTCGATCAGCCTGCGGGGCACCGGCCGGGTGAGGTCCAGGCGCCTGCGCACCGCGCGGGTGGTGGACAGCAGTTCGTCGGGGGTGAGGTCCAGCGTCACGGGAGGGTCCTCCGGGGCGGGGTGGGCGGGCGGCCGTCGGGGCTTCTCGTCCGCACAGTCCATCTGTATGCAAACGATCTGTGGACAGATGATCGGACCGTATGTCTGCCAATCATCTGCTGTCAAACAGTTGTCTGCGAGATGGATTTGCTAGGCTGGCCACACCGCGACGCGAAGGGGCCCCATGCCGACGACGACCGACGAACGCGGCAGGCCGAACTACTTCCCCCGGCTGGCCGCCGAACGGCTGGACATCGCGCTGTGCCGGGCCTCGGCCCTGGTGGCGCGCGCCGCCGACGCGAACGCCGGCGCCCAGGGCCTCGGTGTCGGCCAGCACCTGGTGCTGAAGATGCTCGCCGCCGTCGGGCCCTGCTCCCAGCAGGCGCTCAGCGAGGAGCTGCGCATCGACCGCAGCGTCATGGTCGGCGTCTGCGACGACCTGGAACGGCGCGGGCTGGTCCGCCGCGAACGCAACCCCCGCGACCGGCGCTCCTACGCCGTCACCATCACCGACGCCGGCCGCGGCCGGCTCGCCGACGCCGAGCGGACCGTCCCGGACCTCCTCGACGGGGCGTTCGGCGCCCTCAGCCGCTCCGAACGCGACCTGCTCGGCGCGCTGCTCGGCAAGCTGCTGGACATCGACGACCCGCGGGCGGACTAGACGGGACCCCGGCCCGGCGCCCCTCGGCCCGGAGCACGCCCGGCCCCGGCCCACCGGTTGCCGAGGTGGGGGCCCCACTACGCTGGCGAGCATGAAGGCTAGTGAACGTGGCAGGCCCCCGGTCATCGCGGACGTGGCGCGCGAGGCGGGGGTCTCCGTGCCGACGGTCTCCCGGGTGCTCAACGGCACCGCTCCGGTGAGCCCGGAGAAGCGGGCGCGCGTGCTCACCGCCGTGCGCACCCTCGGCTACCGGCCGAACGGCGCGGCCCGGGCACTGGTCCGCGGCAAGCACTCGATGATCGCCCTCTTCGCGGGCAACACCACCCGGCACGGCTACGCCGCCACCATCCAGGGCGTGGAGGAGGCGGCGCGGCAGGCCGGGTACACCGTCGTGATCTCCGTCGTGGAGTCGCCCGACCAGGTCACCGTGGACTCCGCCCTCGACCTCATCCTGAGCCACCCGGTGGCGGGGGCGGTCGTGCTGGAGTACGACCCGCCGGGCGAGTCCACGCTACGCGCGATGCCGGCGAGCCTGCCGGTGGTCGCGGCGGCGGCCAGCTACTCGGTGGACCGGAGCATCCCGCACACGTACATGGACGACCGCACGGCCGCCGAGCACGCCACCCGCTACCTGCTGGACCTCGGCCACGAGACCGTGCACCACCTGGCCATCCCGCGGTCCACCCCGTGGACGGGGCGCACGGCCGGGTGGCGGGACGCCCTGGAGAAGGCCGGGCGCGCGGTTCCCGAGGTGCTGGAGGCCGACTGGACCGCGCGCTCGGGCTACCGCATCGGGCTGGAGCTGGCCGCGCGGACCGACGTGACGGCGGTGCTGTGCGGCAACGACGAGGTCGCGATGGGGCTGATGCGCGCCCTCACCGAGCGCGGGCGCCGGATACCCGAGGACGTCAGCGTCGTCGGCTTCGACGACCACCCGCTCAGCGAACTGTGGAGCCCCTCCCTCACCACGGTCCGGCAGGACTTCGTGGAGCTGGGCTGGCAGACCTTCGGACTGCTCGCCACCGCGATGGGCGGTGGGCGTCCGCAGTCGCTGAGCGTCAGCCCGGAGTTGGTCGTGCGGTCGTCCAGCGCCCGGGCGCCGCGCCGCTCCGGCTGATCCCATCGCCGCACCACCTGACGGGGCCGCGCCCTGCCCGCCGCTCGTGAAATCGCTTTCGTGACGCCGTTCTCGCTCGAAGGGGCGCCGAATCGTCGCTATCCGTTGGTAGATGGAGCTTCATGCCTGCCGGCAACTTCTGCTGCGTGAGGCCTTGTGTGGCTATTTGATCGACGCTTTCATATGCCTCACGACTTCCTCAGGCAACGAGAGGCGCGGCACCGCTGTGAACCACAGGGTCATCACATGGGGAACCGACAGGTTCCGACTGGTCTTCGAAGCGGGGAAGGACGCCCCGGTGCGGATCGTGGCCATGGGCGCCCCCGAGGCCGCCGGTCCGCGCCGGACGCCCCGGCAACCGCTGGTGGAGATCCTCGCCGTGGGACACGGCCACGCCGCCGCCAACCTGCGCTCCACGGCGACCGGCATCGGCCAGGGCCTGCGCTACCTGGGGCACGCGGCGGGAACCTCGGACGGCTGGCTGACCCTGGAGATCACCCAGCACGACGAGGCGAGCGGGGTGCGGGTGACCTCCCTGCTGCGGATGCCGCCCGACGCGGCCGCCGTGCGGGCCGTCACCACCGTCCGCAACACCGGCGCAGGCCCCCTCGCCCTCCAGGCCGTCACCTCCCTCGCGGTCGGCGACCCACTGGGGCCGCGCCCGCCCCGGGAGCTGGAGACGCTGACCGGCCACAACGAATGGCTGGGCGAGGGGCGGTGGCACACCACCCCGCTGGCCGCCCAGGACGGTCTGCCCTTCCTGGACCTGACGGCCCACCAGCGCCAGGATGCCCGCGGCGCGCACGCGATCGTCAGCCACAGCACCTGGTCCTCCGGGCAGCGGGTGCCCACCGGGGTGCTGGCGGTGCGCGCCGGCGGGCCGGCGGTGGCGTGGCAGATCGAGCACAACGGCGCCTGGCGGGCGGAGATCGGCGAGCGCCTGGGGGACGACGCCTCCACCGAGGTCGTCCTGGCCCTGTTGGGCCCCACCGACCTCGACCACCAGTGGCTGACCGTGCTGGCCCCCGGCGAGGAGTTCGCCACCGTGCCGGTCGCCCTGGCGTACGCCGAGGACGGCTGGCAGCGGGCGGTCGCCGAGATCACCGCGTACCGCCGCGCGCTACGCCGGGCCGACCCCGCGCGGCTGCCGGTGGTGTTCAACGACTACATGAACACCCTGATGGGTGATCCCACGACGGAGAAGCTGCTGCCGTTGATCGACGCCGCCGCCGCGGCCGGCGCGGACTACTTCTGCATCGACGCCGGTTGGTACGACGACGACGGCGACTGGTGGGACTCGGTGGGGGAGTGGGAGCCGTCCACCACCCGCTTCCCGGACGGCGGACTGCTCGCCGTGGTGGACCACATCCGGCGGGCGGGCATGGTGCCGGGCCTGTGGCTGGAGCCCGAGGTGGTCGGCAGGCGCAGCGCCATGGCCGAACGCCTCCCCGACGCCGCGTTCCTGCAGCGCGGGGGCCGCCGGGTGACGGAGAGCGGCCGCTACCTGCTCGACCTGCGGCACGCCGACGCCGTCAAGCACCTGGACCAGGTGATCGACCGCCTCGTCGGGGACTTCGGCGTCGGGTACTTCAAGTTCGACTACAACGTCACCCCGGGGGCCGGCACCGACCACGAGGCGGACAGCGCCGGAGCGGGGCTGCTCGCCCACAACCGGGCCCACCTCGACTGGCTCGACTCCGTGCTGCGCCGCCACCCCCACCTGCTCATCGAGAACTGCGCGTCCGGGGGCATGCGCGCGGACTACGCCCTGCTCGCCCGGCTGCACCTGCAGTCCACCTCGGACCAGCAGAACCCGCTGCTGTACCCGCCCATCGCCGCCTCGGCGGCGATGGGCCTGCTGCCCGAGCAGGCCGCGAACTGGGCCTACCCGCAGCCGGACATGACGGACGAGGAGATCGTCTTCACCCTGTGCACCGGCCTGGCCGGCCGCTTCTACCTCTCCGGCCGGCTCGACGGGATGTCCGCCGGTCAGCTCTCCCTGGTGCG
Coding sequences:
- a CDS encoding nitroreductase family protein; its protein translation is MTLDLTPDELLSTTRAVRRRLDLTRPVPRRLIEECVDLAVQAPTGRNRQRWHFLVVTEPARRRAVADIFLRALPLAAGQPLTERDLRRMNHHPGSTDRVFDGLRYLADNIHRVPAFVIPAVEGRTDHAPVAVQAGTWGSILPAVWSFMLAARARGLGTTWTTAQGPLERELAETLGVPHEEVMLAAFIPLAYTLGTDFRPARRIPREEVLHWDRW
- a CDS encoding MarR family winged helix-turn-helix transcriptional regulator — protein: MPTTTDERGRPNYFPRLAAERLDIALCRASALVARAADANAGAQGLGVGQHLVLKMLAAVGPCSQQALSEELRIDRSVMVGVCDDLERRGLVRRERNPRDRRSYAVTITDAGRGRLADAERTVPDLLDGAFGALSRSERDLLGALLGKLLDIDDPRAD
- a CDS encoding LacI family DNA-binding transcriptional regulator; this translates as MKASERGRPPVIADVAREAGVSVPTVSRVLNGTAPVSPEKRARVLTAVRTLGYRPNGAARALVRGKHSMIALFAGNTTRHGYAATIQGVEEAARQAGYTVVISVVESPDQVTVDSALDLILSHPVAGAVVLEYDPPGESTLRAMPASLPVVAAAASYSVDRSIPHTYMDDRTAAEHATRYLLDLGHETVHHLAIPRSTPWTGRTAGWRDALEKAGRAVPEVLEADWTARSGYRIGLELAARTDVTAVLCGNDEVAMGLMRALTERGRRIPEDVSVVGFDDHPLSELWSPSLTTVRQDFVELGWQTFGLLATAMGGGRPQSLSVSPELVVRSSSARAPRRSG
- a CDS encoding alpha-galactosidase; this encodes MRIVAMGAPEAAGPRRTPRQPLVEILAVGHGHAAANLRSTATGIGQGLRYLGHAAGTSDGWLTLEITQHDEASGVRVTSLLRMPPDAAAVRAVTTVRNTGAGPLALQAVTSLAVGDPLGPRPPRELETLTGHNEWLGEGRWHTTPLAAQDGLPFLDLTAHQRQDARGAHAIVSHSTWSSGQRVPTGVLAVRAGGPAVAWQIEHNGAWRAEIGERLGDDASTEVVLALLGPTDLDHQWLTVLAPGEEFATVPVALAYAEDGWQRAVAEITAYRRALRRADPARLPVVFNDYMNTLMGDPTTEKLLPLIDAAAAAGADYFCIDAGWYDDDGDWWDSVGEWEPSTTRFPDGGLLAVVDHIRRAGMVPGLWLEPEVVGRRSAMAERLPDAAFLQRGGRRVTESGRYLLDLRHADAVKHLDQVIDRLVGDFGVGYFKFDYNVTPGAGTDHEADSAGAGLLAHNRAHLDWLDSVLRRHPHLLIENCASGGMRADYALLARLHLQSTSDQQNPLLYPPIAASAAMGLLPEQAANWAYPQPDMTDEEIVFTLCTGLAGRFYLSGRLDGMSAGQLSLVREAVAFARETAGHLATAVPRWPLGLPGWDDQWLASALSTPAQTLLTVWYRGEEADRLTLPLPPGEIEVAFPASPPRAWDLTRHPDGTVTLAAPGGPAARVLRITHPGA